A genomic stretch from Haloarchaeobius amylolyticus includes:
- the mbhE gene encoding hydrogen gas-evolving membrane-bound hydrogenase subunit E — MTPDLAVLLALVGLPFLGAAAVPVVYRGLGERTAYFAAAVALVCLGLVSQLYGTHGAAGVEWIPTLDVSLRFYVDGLSLLIATLATGVGVAILTYSGGYMHGEPGQPKYYATLLAFMGSMLGVALAADLITLFLFWELTSLTSFLLIGHYTDQDSSQYAARKSMLITVAGGLFMLVGFVILHTVSADALGQATWALFGGENAMLGSAENAEAMRAAMEEQGVFWLVLALVGVGAAAKSAQVPLHIWLPNAMEAPTPVSAFLHSATMVKAGVYLVGRVRPLFLPEGAHPGSLELWTLAFASLGLLTMTVTAILAVSATDIKELLAYSTASHLGLIVAGFGFAGHLGAETGAFHILNHALFKATLFLVAGIIAHEAGTRKIAELGGLREDLPVTAVIAAVAALGMAGVPPFNGFYSKEFLFHAAWETGAASGGIYWLIPAVAVFGSVFTFLYSIRFLMLFFGEKPDELGHVHSPPLPMLAPPAVLATLAGVVGVVGITSTFGVHLGPLNHFVGEVIHAVEPVGAEGEAFSYYLPTSPKPWAGMSALTIVLGVAAYPQYDRLHDGIRSLLRGPVRANWWYDNGTEALNPGSDRLRGLVQNGLLRTYATWTVAAFATLTILGYVTAGVSPDLPTSLGSALPLVLVGTVLVVTAVLFSNASLETATGVAGVLVAAVVAVFAWAVLLQDVSLTTSVPVVLVLSLAVVAALAVSRAPSHIAGVLTLSILGFMVAIFFILANAPDLALTQLVVETLVLVIFLLVLDKLPAFYGRWDRMRVLRDGALSLVVGATVFVTVLLTTADKPDTIATTLAAASYPEAGGTNIVNVILVDFRAFDTMGEIAVVAMAALSVVTLVALRERGGTE; from the coding sequence ATGACACCGGACCTTGCGGTCCTCCTCGCCCTCGTTGGCCTGCCGTTCCTGGGCGCGGCTGCCGTCCCCGTGGTCTATCGTGGCCTCGGGGAGCGGACGGCGTACTTCGCCGCCGCGGTCGCGCTCGTCTGTCTGGGACTCGTCTCCCAGCTCTACGGGACACACGGCGCCGCCGGGGTAGAATGGATACCGACACTCGACGTCTCGCTGCGGTTCTACGTCGACGGACTGTCGCTGCTCATCGCCACGCTGGCCACCGGGGTCGGCGTCGCCATCCTCACCTACTCGGGTGGGTACATGCACGGCGAGCCGGGGCAGCCGAAGTACTACGCCACGCTGCTGGCGTTCATGGGGTCGATGCTGGGGGTCGCGCTCGCGGCCGACCTCATCACCCTGTTCCTGTTCTGGGAGCTGACGAGCCTGACCTCGTTCCTGCTCATCGGGCACTACACCGACCAGGACTCCTCGCAGTACGCCGCGCGCAAGTCCATGCTCATCACGGTCGCGGGTGGGCTGTTCATGCTGGTCGGCTTCGTCATCCTGCACACCGTCAGCGCGGACGCGCTCGGCCAGGCGACGTGGGCGCTGTTCGGTGGCGAGAACGCCATGCTCGGCAGCGCGGAGAACGCCGAAGCGATGCGCGCCGCGATGGAGGAGCAGGGCGTCTTCTGGCTCGTCCTCGCGCTCGTCGGGGTCGGCGCGGCCGCGAAGTCCGCACAGGTCCCGCTGCACATCTGGCTGCCGAACGCGATGGAGGCACCGACGCCGGTCTCGGCGTTCCTGCACTCCGCGACGATGGTCAAGGCCGGCGTCTACCTCGTCGGCCGCGTGCGTCCGCTGTTCCTGCCGGAGGGGGCACACCCCGGGAGCCTCGAACTGTGGACGCTCGCGTTCGCGAGCCTCGGCCTGCTGACGATGACCGTCACGGCCATCCTCGCGGTGTCGGCGACCGACATCAAGGAGCTGCTCGCGTACTCGACCGCCTCCCACCTCGGCCTCATCGTCGCCGGCTTCGGCTTCGCGGGCCACCTCGGCGCGGAGACGGGCGCGTTCCACATCCTGAACCACGCGCTGTTCAAGGCGACCCTGTTCCTCGTCGCGGGTATCATCGCGCACGAGGCAGGCACCCGGAAGATAGCCGAACTGGGCGGCCTGCGCGAGGACCTGCCCGTCACGGCGGTCATCGCCGCGGTCGCCGCGCTCGGGATGGCCGGCGTCCCGCCGTTCAACGGCTTCTACTCCAAGGAGTTCCTGTTCCACGCGGCGTGGGAGACGGGTGCGGCCTCGGGCGGTATCTACTGGCTCATCCCGGCCGTCGCAGTCTTCGGGAGCGTCTTCACGTTCCTCTACTCCATCCGCTTCCTGATGCTGTTCTTCGGGGAGAAACCGGACGAACTGGGGCACGTCCACTCCCCGCCGCTGCCGATGCTCGCCCCGCCCGCGGTGCTGGCGACCCTCGCTGGCGTCGTCGGCGTCGTCGGCATCACCTCGACGTTCGGCGTCCACCTCGGCCCGCTCAACCACTTCGTCGGTGAGGTCATCCACGCGGTCGAACCGGTCGGCGCCGAGGGCGAGGCCTTCAGCTACTACCTGCCGACCTCGCCCAAGCCGTGGGCCGGCATGAGCGCGCTCACCATCGTCCTGGGCGTCGCGGCCTACCCGCAGTACGACCGGCTCCACGACGGTATCCGGTCGCTCCTGCGCGGGCCGGTCCGGGCGAACTGGTGGTACGACAACGGGACCGAGGCGCTCAACCCCGGCAGTGACCGCCTCCGCGGGCTGGTCCAGAACGGCCTGCTTCGCACGTACGCGACCTGGACCGTCGCGGCGTTCGCCACGCTGACCATCCTCGGCTACGTCACCGCCGGCGTCTCGCCCGACCTCCCGACCTCTCTCGGGTCGGCACTCCCGCTCGTGCTGGTCGGGACCGTCCTCGTGGTGACGGCGGTCCTGTTCAGCAACGCCTCGCTGGAGACCGCGACCGGCGTCGCGGGCGTCCTCGTCGCGGCCGTCGTGGCCGTCTTCGCCTGGGCGGTGTTGCTCCAGGACGTGAGCCTGACGACCTCGGTGCCGGTCGTGCTCGTGCTCTCGCTGGCCGTCGTGGCCGCGCTCGCGGTGAGCCGGGCACCCTCGCACATCGCGGGCGTGCTCACGCTCTCCATCCTCGGGTTCATGGTGGCGATATTCTTCATCCTCGCCAACGCGCCCGACCTCGCGCTCACGCAACTGGTCGTCGAGACGCTCGTGCTGGTCATCTTCCTGCTCGTCCTCGACAAGTTGCCGGCGTTCTACGGCCGGTGGGACCGGATGCGGGTGCTCCGCGACGGGGCGCTCTCGCTGGTCGTCGGCGCGACGGTGTTCGTCACCGTCCTGCTGACGACCGCGGACAAGCCGGACACCATCGCGACCACGCTGGCGGCGGCCTCCTACCCCGAGGCCGGTGGGACGAACATCGTCAACGTCATCTTGGTCGACTTCCGGGCATTCGATACGATGGGAGAGATAGCGGTCGTCGCGATGGCAGCGCTGTCGGTCGTGACACTGGTCGCCCTGCGCGAACGAGGTGGGACCGAATGA
- a CDS encoding DUF7344 domain-containing protein translates to MSSQTTVVDGKLSKGEIFDVLRNQRRRFVLQYLKRVGEPVELGELATQVAAWEYRTPCDEVTSEQRKRVYTTLQQTHLPRMAEANIIEYDSDDGLIQPTTRTKDLSIYLEIVPGSELPWREYYLSLGAVSCALCAAVWGNVYPFTVLPDVAWAMLISVSFTVSAAIHIYYEQNMRLGDLEIPPELELE, encoded by the coding sequence ATGAGTAGCCAGACGACTGTCGTCGATGGCAAGCTCTCGAAAGGTGAGATATTCGACGTCCTCCGCAACCAGCGACGCCGGTTCGTCCTCCAGTACCTGAAACGGGTCGGCGAACCCGTCGAGCTGGGCGAACTCGCGACCCAGGTCGCCGCCTGGGAGTACCGGACACCATGCGACGAGGTCACCTCCGAACAGCGAAAGCGCGTGTACACGACCCTCCAGCAGACCCACCTCCCCCGGATGGCCGAGGCCAACATCATCGAGTACGACTCCGACGACGGCCTCATCCAGCCGACGACGCGTACCAAGGACCTCTCCATCTACCTGGAGATCGTCCCGGGGAGCGAACTCCCCTGGCGCGAGTACTACCTCTCGCTCGGCGCGGTCAGCTGTGCGCTCTGTGCGGCCGTCTGGGGCAACGTCTACCCCTTCACCGTCCTCCCCGACGTGGCCTGGGCGATGCTCATCTCGGTGTCGTTCACCGTCTCCGCGGCGATCCACATCTACTACGAGCAGAACATGCGTCTGGGCGACCTCGAGATTCCGCCGGAACTGGAGCTCGAGTGA
- a CDS encoding type IV pilin N-terminal domain-containing protein yields the protein MQLRALVTDDDALSPVIGVVLMVAVTVVLSAAVGAFVLDIGSQVTQKSPNVVVGYDFAVDGAGDEYVNLTHGGGDDVESGNVEVFINGTVAWNEGAQNSWAVEGSDGWNDGGEIRGGNRVALNGSTSLVSSGDTVQVVWRKGDSSSILGTKTVP from the coding sequence ATGCAACTCCGGGCCCTCGTAACCGACGACGACGCGCTCTCGCCGGTCATCGGTGTCGTACTCATGGTGGCCGTGACGGTCGTGCTCTCCGCCGCCGTCGGGGCGTTCGTCCTCGACATCGGGTCGCAGGTGACCCAGAAGTCCCCGAACGTCGTCGTCGGATACGACTTCGCCGTCGACGGGGCCGGTGACGAGTACGTGAACCTCACCCACGGCGGCGGCGACGATGTCGAGTCCGGGAACGTCGAGGTGTTCATCAACGGGACGGTGGCGTGGAACGAAGGCGCCCAGAACTCGTGGGCGGTCGAAGGCTCCGACGGGTGGAACGACGGTGGCGAGATACGTGGCGGCAACCGGGTCGCGCTGAATGGCTCGACCAGCCTGGTCTCCTCGGGCGACACGGTCCAGGTCGTCTGGCGCAAGGGCGACAGTTCCTCGATACTCGGGACGAAGACCGTCCCGTGA
- a CDS encoding NAD-dependent epimerase/dehydratase family protein, which yields MTETVAVTGGNGRVGRNILRHLNEAGYRTVDLSRGKRDEEHSDAYLTTDLLDAGEVYGSLAKADADAVVHLGMLPTPDVTPGYRTFESNAMSSYHVLEAAGELGLETAVLASSFSAIGGGFEPHPITVDYLPVDEAHRLTPSNPYALGKQTLEVIADGFARRPADRPRTITSVRFPWVVDDEMARETFVEADRTLSGLRDSENFHTQRNTLFTYVHVSDAVDLVRRAVEADFDGHEPVWVSAPDTSAETPTREIAAELFPDAELRGLGDGDYAPLVDTTKATELLGWEPGWSWRQR from the coding sequence ATGACCGAGACCGTCGCAGTCACCGGTGGCAACGGCCGGGTCGGACGCAACATCCTCCGGCACCTGAACGAGGCAGGGTACCGGACCGTCGACCTCTCGCGGGGGAAACGCGACGAGGAGCACTCGGACGCCTACCTCACGACGGACCTGCTCGACGCGGGCGAGGTCTACGGGTCGCTCGCGAAGGCCGACGCCGACGCCGTCGTCCACCTCGGGATGCTCCCGACGCCCGACGTGACGCCGGGGTACCGGACCTTCGAGAGCAACGCGATGTCCAGCTACCACGTGCTGGAGGCCGCCGGCGAACTCGGCCTCGAGACGGCGGTCCTGGCGTCGAGCTTCAGCGCCATCGGCGGCGGCTTCGAACCACACCCCATCACCGTGGACTACCTGCCCGTCGACGAGGCCCACCGCCTCACCCCCTCGAACCCATACGCCCTCGGGAAGCAGACGCTGGAGGTCATCGCCGACGGGTTCGCGCGTCGCCCCGCGGACCGCCCCCGGACCATCACCTCGGTCCGGTTCCCCTGGGTCGTCGACGACGAGATGGCCCGGGAGACGTTCGTCGAGGCCGACCGGACGCTGTCCGGCCTGCGCGACTCGGAGAACTTCCACACCCAGCGCAACACGCTGTTCACCTACGTCCACGTCTCGGACGCGGTCGACCTCGTCCGGCGCGCCGTCGAGGCCGACTTCGACGGCCACGAACCGGTCTGGGTGTCGGCCCCGGACACGAGCGCCGAGACGCCCACCCGCGAGATCGCCGCCGAGTTGTTCCCGGACGCGGAACTCCGAGGGCTCGGGGACGGCGACTACGCACCGCTGGTCGATACCACGAAAGCAACGGAACTCCTCGGCTGGGAACCCGGGTGGAGCTGGCGCCAGCGCTAG
- a CDS encoding ABC transporter ATP-binding protein, translating into MSDDTPSTPEDREPLLTVRGLKKHYPITKGLLRREVGRVKAVDGIDFTLYRGETLGLVGESGCGKSTAATSLLRLEEPIDGEVLYHGDVPAAGGDRSSLGGLLGGGKSDADRDERDVLGFSDTQLKRFRRSAQMIFQDPTSSFDPRMSVGESVAEPLIVHGMDDAERRRDIVEDLLDRVGLDAVDYDRYPHEFSGGQKQRIALARALVVNPEVVVADEPVSALDVSIQAEILSLMRDLQDRFGLSMLFISHDMGVIREICDRVAVMYLGEIVEVAPTEELFQNPQHPYTKALLGSIPEPDPRKRGLGMELTGDVPSPENPPSGCRFHTRCPVVIQPDDVDLPQEQWRRVLDFRQQVESGGIDREGVVELAVARTGADSEDGLSQAELQDALRNEFDLPDELGDGEAEATVSEAIDLVLAEDTDAATDLLADEFWTPCEEDSPATERVGAAHTAACHLVEGERTVENEVSADD; encoded by the coding sequence ATGAGCGACGACACGCCATCCACGCCCGAGGACCGCGAGCCCCTGCTCACCGTCCGCGGGCTGAAGAAGCACTACCCCATCACGAAGGGGCTGCTGCGTCGCGAGGTGGGCCGCGTGAAGGCCGTCGACGGCATCGACTTCACGCTCTACCGCGGCGAGACCCTCGGGCTGGTCGGCGAGTCCGGCTGCGGGAAGTCCACCGCCGCCACCTCCCTGCTCCGGCTGGAGGAGCCGATCGACGGCGAGGTGCTCTACCACGGCGACGTGCCGGCGGCCGGTGGCGACCGGTCCTCGCTGGGCGGCCTGCTCGGCGGCGGCAAGAGCGACGCCGACCGCGACGAGCGCGACGTGCTCGGCTTCTCGGACACCCAGCTCAAGCGGTTCCGGCGCTCCGCCCAGATGATCTTCCAGGACCCGACGAGCTCGTTCGACCCGCGGATGTCCGTCGGCGAGTCCGTCGCCGAACCGCTCATCGTCCACGGCATGGACGACGCAGAGCGCCGCCGTGACATCGTCGAGGACCTGCTCGACCGCGTCGGGCTCGACGCGGTCGACTACGACCGCTACCCACACGAGTTCTCCGGCGGGCAGAAACAGCGCATCGCTCTCGCCCGCGCGCTCGTGGTCAACCCCGAGGTCGTCGTCGCCGACGAACCCGTCTCTGCGCTCGACGTGTCCATCCAGGCCGAGATCCTCTCGCTCATGCGCGACCTGCAGGACCGCTTCGGCCTGTCGATGCTGTTCATCAGCCACGACATGGGCGTCATCCGGGAGATCTGCGACCGCGTCGCCGTGATGTACCTCGGCGAGATCGTCGAGGTCGCCCCCACCGAGGAGCTGTTCCAGAACCCACAGCACCCCTACACGAAGGCCCTGCTCGGCTCGATTCCGGAACCCGACCCGCGCAAGCGCGGCCTCGGGATGGAACTCACCGGCGACGTGCCCAGCCCGGAGAACCCGCCCTCCGGCTGCCGGTTCCACACCCGCTGCCCCGTCGTCATCCAGCCCGACGACGTGGACCTCCCCCAGGAGCAGTGGCGCCGCGTCCTCGACTTCCGCCAGCAGGTCGAGAGCGGCGGCATCGACCGCGAGGGCGTGGTCGAACTGGCCGTCGCCCGCACCGGCGCAGACTCCGAGGACGGCCTCTCGCAGGCCGAACTCCAGGACGCGCTGCGAAACGAGTTCGACCTCCCCGACGAACTCGGCGACGGCGAGGCCGAAGCGACGGTCTCTGAGGCTATCGACCTCGTGCTCGCGGAGGACACCGACGCTGCGACCGACCTTCTGGCCGATGAGTTCTGGACGCCCTGCGAGGAGGACTCGCCGGCGACCGAACGCGTCGGCGCGGCTCACACCGCGGCCTGCCACCTCGTCGAGGGCGAGCGGACGGTCGAGAACGAGGTCTCGGCGGACGACTGA
- the hpt gene encoding hypoxanthine/guanine phosphoribosyltransferase — protein MDQLKESLLDAPIIEKNGYHYFVHPISDGVPQLDPGLLREIVIRIIRKADLEEVDKIVTPAAMGIHISTAVSLMTDIPLTVIRKREYGLEGEVSLAQQTGYSENEMFINDVHEGDRVLVLDDVLSTGGTLAAVLGALDDIGADVVDCVAVIKKVGGENKIDDSPYDVKTLINVDVIDGEVVIVDEDGDD, from the coding sequence ATGGACCAACTCAAGGAGTCCCTCCTCGACGCGCCGATCATCGAGAAGAACGGGTACCACTACTTCGTCCATCCCATCAGCGACGGGGTCCCGCAGCTCGACCCCGGACTCCTCCGGGAGATCGTCATCCGCATCATCCGCAAGGCCGACCTCGAAGAGGTCGACAAAATCGTCACACCGGCCGCGATGGGCATCCACATCTCGACGGCCGTCTCCCTGATGACCGACATCCCCCTGACGGTCATCCGCAAGCGCGAGTACGGCCTGGAGGGTGAGGTCTCGCTCGCCCAGCAGACCGGCTACTCCGAGAACGAGATGTTCATCAACGACGTCCACGAGGGCGACCGCGTGCTCGTCCTCGACGACGTGCTCTCGACCGGCGGCACGCTCGCGGCGGTCCTCGGCGCACTCGACGACATCGGGGCCGACGTGGTCGACTGCGTCGCGGTCATCAAGAAGGTCGGCGGCGAGAACAAGATCGACGACTCGCCCTACGACGTGAAGACGCTCATCAACGTCGACGTGATCGACGGCGAGGTCGTCATCGTCGACGAGGACGGCGACGACTGA
- a CDS encoding ABC transporter permease → MRRKLLRRGLFAIFSVYLVISVAFGVIALTNDPNVGSVAYGAMTTGGDVNEAIEAYREARNLNDPLVQRWANWIVGISTGDWGISYTTGEPVLDVIGDRAGMTLAYLVPSIVLAAFFGISFGLFAAFRQHTFSDRLVTTVAYLGLGVPNFWLAYILVDAIVNQHSVIGFPYPIQTSELFHLGFTMHWGLLPGPEVTTTQAYFLLPIATLTTALFAGQLRYARAESLEYIDTEFVKIARAKGAGPIRVARHVLRNAAIPLVSLFFTDMLSVLVLSVFVIESVFNIDGLAALMLEAVSARDMPLILGVTMVVAFVGIAGNFVQDLAYTVLDPRVGNDAD, encoded by the coding sequence ATGCGCCGGAAGCTCCTCCGCCGGGGGCTGTTCGCCATCTTCTCGGTGTACCTCGTCATCAGCGTCGCCTTCGGCGTCATCGCCCTCACCAACGACCCGAACGTCGGGTCGGTCGCCTACGGCGCGATGACGACCGGGGGAGACGTCAACGAGGCCATCGAGGCCTACCGCGAGGCGAGGAACCTGAACGACCCCCTCGTCCAGCGATGGGCGAACTGGATCGTCGGCATCTCGACCGGCGACTGGGGGATCTCCTACACCACCGGCGAACCGGTCCTCGACGTCATCGGTGACCGGGCGGGCATGACACTGGCGTACCTCGTCCCCTCCATCGTCCTCGCCGCCTTCTTCGGCATCAGTTTCGGCCTGTTCGCCGCGTTCCGCCAGCACACCTTCAGCGACAGGCTCGTCACCACGGTCGCCTACCTCGGGCTGGGGGTACCGAACTTCTGGCTGGCGTACATCCTCGTCGACGCCATCGTCAACCAGCACAGCGTCATCGGCTTCCCCTACCCGATACAGACCAGCGAACTGTTCCACCTCGGGTTCACGATGCACTGGGGACTGCTCCCCGGTCCCGAGGTCACGACCACGCAGGCGTACTTCCTGCTCCCCATCGCGACCCTGACGACCGCCCTGTTCGCCGGGCAGTTGCGCTACGCCCGCGCGGAGTCGCTGGAGTACATCGACACCGAGTTCGTGAAGATCGCCCGCGCCAAGGGCGCCGGCCCCATCCGCGTCGCCAGGCACGTCCTCCGGAACGCGGCCATCCCGCTGGTCTCGCTGTTCTTCACGGACATGCTCAGCGTCCTCGTCCTCAGCGTCTTCGTCATCGAATCGGTGTTCAACATCGACGGCCTCGCCGCCCTCATGCTCGAGGCGGTGAGCGCCCGCGACATGCCACTCATCCTCGGCGTGACGATGGTCGTCGCGTTCGTCGGCATCGCGGGCAACTTCGTCCAGGACCTCGCCTACACGGTGCTGGACCCGCGCGTCGGAAACGACGCGGACTGA
- a CDS encoding ABC transporter ATP-binding protein, whose amino-acid sequence MSLLEVRDLSVTFDTDGGTVHAVDGVSFDVDRGETVCIVGESGSGKTVTSESITRLVREPPGKVEASRVSFEGEDLSRLSAKRLRTLRGDRIAHVFQNPQGSLNPVYTVGKQIIEAIRLHEDVSKADARTRAIDLLDRVGIPKAGERIDDYPHEFSGGQKQRVVIAMAIAASPDLLIADEPTTALDVTIQAQILRLLRDLQDEYGMAMLLITHDLGVVAEIADRVVVMYAGKVMETGDVYEIFESPSHPYTKALLECLPGRRSGAEGIPGTLPDPKHPPDGCRFANRCPHAIDDCREGDHPPLVPVADGSQSHEAACIYYQAGYDASTVRNGPVGETGGAEGWDDEATTGWGSGRTDGGTDTAEGGAPAEPAADDGGESR is encoded by the coding sequence ATGTCGCTGCTCGAGGTGCGTGACCTCTCGGTCACGTTCGACACCGACGGCGGCACGGTCCACGCGGTCGATGGCGTCTCCTTCGACGTGGACCGCGGCGAGACGGTCTGCATCGTCGGCGAGTCCGGGTCCGGGAAGACCGTCACCAGCGAGTCCATCACGCGACTCGTCCGGGAGCCACCGGGAAAGGTCGAGGCGTCCCGCGTAAGCTTCGAGGGCGAGGACCTCTCGCGGCTGTCGGCGAAGCGACTCCGCACGCTCCGCGGCGACCGCATCGCCCACGTGTTCCAGAACCCGCAGGGGTCGCTCAACCCGGTCTACACGGTCGGGAAACAGATAATCGAGGCCATCCGGCTGCACGAGGACGTCTCGAAAGCGGATGCCCGGACGCGGGCCATCGACCTGCTCGACCGGGTCGGCATCCCGAAGGCCGGCGAGCGCATCGACGACTACCCCCACGAGTTCTCCGGCGGGCAGAAACAGCGCGTCGTCATCGCGATGGCCATCGCGGCCAGCCCGGACCTGCTCATCGCCGACGAGCCCACGACCGCGCTCGACGTGACCATCCAGGCCCAGATACTCCGCCTGCTGCGCGACCTGCAGGACGAGTACGGGATGGCGATGCTGCTCATCACGCACGACCTCGGCGTCGTCGCGGAGATCGCCGACCGCGTCGTCGTGATGTACGCCGGGAAGGTCATGGAGACCGGCGACGTGTACGAGATATTCGAGAGCCCGTCCCATCCCTACACGAAGGCGCTGCTGGAGTGCCTGCCCGGCCGACGGAGCGGCGCGGAGGGCATCCCCGGTACCCTGCCGGACCCGAAGCACCCGCCCGACGGCTGCCGGTTCGCGAACCGCTGTCCGCACGCCATCGACGACTGCCGCGAGGGCGACCACCCGCCGCTGGTCCCGGTCGCCGACGGCAGCCAGAGCCACGAGGCGGCCTGCATCTACTACCAGGCCGGCTACGACGCCAGCACCGTCCGGAACGGCCCGGTCGGCGAGACCGGCGGCGCCGAGGGCTGGGACGACGAGGCCACGACCGGCTGGGGGTCCGGCCGGACCGACGGCGGGACGGACACCGCAGAGGGCGGCGCACCCGCCGAACCGGCCGCGGACGACGGAGGTGAGTCGCGATGA
- a CDS encoding GtrA family protein, translated as MSDDADLRDTVDDHVDSLTSGVRFGKFASVGVIGAMFDVTTATVLNELNVFPELAVFIGIEVAVVVMFLLNDNWTFAEQGAAGVVPTLKRLARSNVVRAGGILVQLGTFWVVFRVVALDVDLLGLDLWFVFAKVTGIGVGMLVNYVAESLFTWRVQHD; from the coding sequence ATGAGTGACGACGCCGACCTCCGGGACACCGTCGACGACCACGTCGACTCGCTGACCTCGGGCGTCCGCTTCGGCAAGTTCGCCTCCGTCGGCGTCATCGGGGCCATGTTCGACGTGACGACCGCGACCGTCCTCAACGAGTTGAACGTCTTCCCCGAACTCGCCGTCTTCATCGGCATCGAGGTCGCCGTCGTCGTCATGTTCCTGCTCAACGACAACTGGACGTTCGCCGAGCAGGGTGCGGCCGGGGTGGTCCCGACCCTGAAGCGACTCGCGCGCTCGAACGTCGTCCGGGCCGGCGGTATCCTCGTCCAGCTCGGTACCTTCTGGGTCGTCTTCCGGGTCGTCGCACTGGACGTCGACCTCCTCGGGCTCGACCTCTGGTTCGTCTTCGCGAAGGTCACCGGCATCGGCGTCGGGATGCTCGTGAACTACGTCGCCGAGAGCCTGTTCACCTGGCGGGTTCAGCACGACTGA
- a CDS encoding ABC transporter permease, producing MATRSSSDRARFETIDWDAVESSGGLVTRRTALFLLSVTAVFALLLYDAFVVAPEPLFHNVGLQEGLQDPFTWDVRGIDWLFVLSLLVFGFYVLLPLATDLDRAKRYAAELRKNKSATFALGYLVFFFVFGVVGTIIVGRPSTRVSKTSQPPVSFATPLGRIDLFTLLVLASVSLLAAWVLLAKFDRDRELAAIAPITGAIARFGLVALLVATPLAVLFSVFPVASPTVAAGAGVLAGVLAVGRWAASTDLGLGGETLRGLGVVGAAVAVLFLAGFGLVQTVLYGFLGFDPLATGVVATTCKGAAAVSGGCYGSWAEPLGTNRWGKSMLKLVFDGMRIALQVALISSVLIVPIATLTGTVAGYVGGVVDDLLMSYVDIQQTVPAIVVYMITVHVFGRSLFVLVLVFGLLSWGGAARLVRSEVLQRREEDYITAAESAGAGTFRIMFHHILPNVSNTVLTSVTRQIPQLILAEAAIAFLNLNNIMLISWGETINIALKFLPDGWWMSTIPVVFLAVTVLSFSVLGDALRDVLDPRGGA from the coding sequence ATGGCGACACGTAGCAGTTCCGACCGCGCCCGGTTCGAGACCATCGACTGGGACGCAGTCGAGTCGTCCGGTGGGCTGGTGACCCGCCGGACGGCGCTGTTCCTGCTGAGCGTGACCGCGGTCTTCGCTCTCCTGCTCTACGACGCCTTCGTCGTCGCGCCCGAACCCCTGTTCCACAACGTCGGGCTGCAGGAGGGCCTGCAGGACCCCTTCACGTGGGACGTCCGCGGCATCGACTGGCTGTTCGTCCTGTCGTTGCTGGTGTTCGGGTTCTACGTCCTCCTGCCCCTCGCGACCGACCTCGACCGGGCGAAACGGTACGCGGCCGAACTGCGCAAGAACAAGTCGGCGACGTTCGCGCTCGGCTATCTCGTCTTCTTCTTCGTGTTCGGTGTCGTCGGGACGATAATCGTCGGGCGCCCGTCCACGCGCGTCTCGAAGACCTCGCAACCGCCGGTCTCGTTCGCCACGCCGCTGGGCCGCATCGACCTGTTCACGCTGCTCGTCCTCGCGAGCGTGTCCCTGCTGGCGGCCTGGGTGTTGCTGGCGAAGTTCGACCGCGACCGCGAGCTGGCGGCCATCGCACCCATCACCGGTGCCATCGCCCGGTTCGGCCTCGTCGCGCTCCTCGTGGCGACCCCGCTGGCGGTGCTGTTCTCGGTCTTCCCGGTCGCCTCGCCCACGGTCGCGGCCGGTGCCGGCGTCCTCGCGGGCGTCCTCGCCGTCGGCCGGTGGGCCGCCTCTACCGACCTCGGCCTCGGCGGCGAGACCCTCCGTGGCCTCGGCGTGGTCGGGGCGGCCGTCGCGGTGCTGTTCCTCGCCGGGTTCGGCCTCGTCCAGACCGTCCTCTACGGCTTCCTCGGGTTCGACCCGCTGGCGACCGGCGTGGTCGCCACCACCTGCAAGGGCGCGGCGGCCGTCTCCGGGGGCTGCTACGGCTCGTGGGCCGAACCCCTCGGCACGAACCGCTGGGGCAAGAGCATGCTCAAGTTGGTGTTCGACGGGATGCGCATCGCCCTGCAGGTCGCGCTCATCTCGTCGGTCCTCATCGTCCCCATCGCGACCCTCACCGGCACGGTCGCGGGCTACGTCGGGGGCGTCGTCGACGACCTCCTGATGAGCTACGTCGACATCCAGCAGACGGTGCCCGCCATCGTGGTCTACATGATCACCGTCCACGTGTTCGGGCGCAGCCTGTTCGTCCTCGTCCTCGTCTTCGGTCTGCTCTCGTGGGGCGGGGCGGCCCGCCTCGTGCGCTCGGAGGTACTCCAGCGACGCGAGGAGGACTACATCACCGCGGCAGAGAGCGCCGGTGCCGGTACCTTCCGAATCATGTTCCATCACATCCTCCCCAACGTCTCGAACACCGTCCTCACGTCGGTGACGCGCCAGATCCCCCAGCTCATCCTCGCGGAGGCGGCCATCGCCTTCCTGAACCTGAACAACATCATGCTCATCTCCTGGGGTGAGACCATCAACATCGCGCTGAAGTTCCTCCCCGACGGCTGGTGGATGTCGACCATCCCGGTCGTCTTCCTCGCCGTGACGGTGCTCTCGTTCAGCGTGCTGGGAGACGCACTTCGCGACGTGCTGGACCCGCGAGGTGGTGCCTGA